The sequence TCGGACGCAGAATCAGCGCTCGAGGAGAAGATGGAGACAAATAtggtaagacacacacacacacacacacacacacacacacacacacacacacacacacacacacacacacacacacacacacacacacacactgacagctgcAAGTACAAAGACTTGAAGGTTGACCAAGTGCATGCATGAATGGATACAGAATGCAACTGTGCAGGCATAttcacaaaagcacacacacatgcctccCCGGGCTTTGGCAGAGGGGCAGTGGAGCTTGTCTTGGGAGTACAAAGACCTCATCGACTGGCTGCTGACTCAATGATTCACAAGagagcaaaagaaagagagcaagGGAGAAGGtgttaggggaaaaaaagtgtgagAAGCCTGGCAGGTAGAGTGTCGGACCGAGTGTTAGAAACTCATCTCCTTCATCGATCCCTCCATTGATTTCTCATCCTCCCTGTTGTCTCCTCTGGATTTAAAACAGCAggcttcctctccctccctctccccctccctctgtccATCCCCCACTGCCTCTTCCCCTCCACCTTGCTCCATTTGTAATGATGTCTAACCTATTCTTAAACCACAAACagaatcaatgagcaaaagaaaGCCAAGCCGTAAAGCTGGGGTTCAGATTTCTTAGTGTGCTCCAGCAGTGGCTCATGTTGCACTTCCCTTCCATTCACAAACATGTCAGGTTGCTAAGATGCCACTTGAAGCCAAAAATGGGACCAGTGAGGCAAACGCCTGTCTGTTTATTGACAAATACTACTCCTCAGTGACCAACTATGGGCGTTGAGGTTTGAAAAGGAGGAaccaggagcagagagagaagaaatcaAGCACTGAAAAAAGGGTGGGTGCATGAAGGTATAAACATGAAGCAAAAGAGCAGACGGGAGATGAGGGGAGAGTTtggggggagagaggaagagggcaagagggagggaggtatTGATTTCTCTTGACCCCTTTGTTGACTAAGGTCATGTAGGAACCATTTtaaggatttatttttaaacaggcaCAAGCACTCGCTTAAGATGTGGAGATGTGGAGCAGTATTGCCTGGAAGGCTGTAGATGCATGCACctgcacacacgcgcacacgcacacacctcaAAACAACAGTATCACAGACACTCAGTCTGAGTGTACTCCCACTCCTCTGAGCCCACCGTGCTCCGTCTACTCCTGCCTGTTATCTGTTTTTACGAGGCCCATTTGTGGTTAGCAGCCTCACATCCATGTGTGTGACCGGGCTTATCGGACAACCATCTGTCCAGCCAGAGACATTTACATCTTGCTGTGATTCATCAGCAGGTTTAATAGCAACAGAATGCTAAAACTGTTATTTGATGTGAATACCTTATCTGGCTTAACACCAGTTTTGATTTAGAGGTTGCTGCTAATCTGTGCATTTGACTCGCATACTTTGGAGTGTTCTCTACTTTAGCCTGAAAGTTGTTCTTTGCCACAGAATATAGAGCTGAGTCCTACATTTCTGTCCCCTTTATCTTTTTAACGGTAATACCTGTTGTGATGAGACCttataaacacaaatacactgtGTTTCTCTGTACTGCCTGTGGCTCTaatgtctgtctgtccctctgtctgtcccttCACAAGCCCAGCTCGTAGTGGAGGCTGATACCTTCGGTAGCCAGGTGAGAATACGGGGCAAAGAAACAAATTTCTACCTGTGCATGAATCGCCGCGGCAAGCTGGTAGGAAAGGTAAGAACTCTTCCTTTTGGGGACATCTTTACTAGAAAACATCTGACAGTTTCCTgacaagtctttttttttgttctccaaatgtgtgtgtgtgtgtgtgtgtgtgtgtgtgtgtgtgtgtgtgtgtgtgtgtgtgtgtgtgtgtgtgtgtgtgtgtgtgtgtgtgtgtgtgtgtgtgtgtgtgtgtgtgtgatacctGTGGTTTCTTTGCTCTCTCAGAAGGCCAGTAATCGAAGCGCTGACTGCGTCTTTGTGGAAAAGGTCCTGGAGAACCACTACACAGCCCTGATGTCAGCACGCTACACAGGCTGGTATGTGGGCTTCACTAAAAGAGGCCGTCCTCGCCGTGGCCCACACACGCTCCCCAACCAGCAGGATGTACACTTCATGAAGCGTTTTCCGCCCGGGGAGCAGCCTGACCTCACCACACCCTTCCGCTTCACCACCATCAGCAAGCGGGGAAAAAGGGTTCGCGCTACTGGGCCTCGCTAGTAGTGGCTAACGCTAGCACCCACTGTCTTGTCATCCAAAGCCTGGACCTGAGCCTGCATATGGCTAACCTAGTCATCTCTTCTGTCACACACGACTGAACAGCTCCCTTTGTTGGGACAAACATTGACCAGAAACTTGATGAATCATTCATGGGGTTTAGCTTTACAACCTACTAATTTGCCACTACAGTCCCAAAGTTATTGATCCTGCCTCTCAGTTTCACTTCCCTTCCTGGACAAACTGGACTTTTACTAGTCCATTGCTGGAAGCTCTGTGGATACGGTCTGTTTCCCTTCATAGGCCAGAAACCTGAAGGGCAGCCAGAGTCCCAGGCTCTATGAAGGCCTTTACTCCACAACCACATGAACCACAAGGCCTTCATGTCTCCTGTTACTGGACCAGCTGGACAGTGTCAAGTGTGGGATTACAACAGGACCATACATAGACAGCGAGGTTGGGAGAAACTGACTGGACAAGAAAGTGGGTGCTTAGCTTATGGACAAAGGGAAAATAGGAGGGAGAAGACGGGAAAACTATGGACTGGACGAAGGGATAGAGTGATCTGCACAGATCTAATTGACCAATTATGGATTGTTGACTTGTGACGCACTTATTTGTCTCACTGCAAAATCAGTGGGAACCAGTGAGATTGTTAGATGGATGTCAAAGGATGAATGAGGGAATGACAGAGTGCGTGAATTACAGAATAAATGCATGTTTGTAATGAGaaacagaaggagagaaaatgtatgttggagtgtgtgtttgcatgtgtgagtgagtgcaCCAACAACCATGAGTGAAGCTGGATCACGAGGGACTCTGGAAAGGGACCATTCAGTCCCTGCATGAACCCGTGACAACCCACCGCAGGGACTGAAGCTCAAAGAACTCGAATGTATAAAAACCAAGCTGCACCAAAAACAGCCATCCAATCACAGAAAACCAAAACCAACAGCCGACCAAAGACAACTGGAGACCTTCTTCACGACTCCTCCCCTTGCCCTGGACCCCCAGAGGACACTTCACCTTCAGCTTATAGGTGCAGAGGGTGACAAGCGAAGGGGCGAGCACTGCGGGGAGGGTGCCTTGTCGATTAGCATTGCTATAGAAACGACCCAGGGGATGATGCACCTGTGTGATACCGTGGATACAGAATGCTGCTACCAGGACATTCAGTGGAACAAACCAAAGTCTCATGCATACACACAGgagaaaaaatattaaaggGAACAATTTATTGAaagttatatatattatatatataaaagaagaCAGAACCCCTAAATAAGCAATCTTATTATGATGGTTACTATAATTATTACGAtaaaattatttcatttatttatttcagctcTGTGTGCAGCAGTCTTTCCTGACTCAGTAAATCTTACGGAAACGTTTCTTGTGTGTCTCAGCCTCTTTGAACTTTTTCACATCCTTCCTTTTCTgtcaaagaaaatatatttagaGAGAGATTCGAGTTCACCAAGGTTCATGATGACCGGATGGCATCAGTGCTCAGTTATTTAATTGGCAACAAATTTCATAGtcattaaagatttttttttaaaaagcaaacactATTTGAACCACTGTGATATGACTGAGGGGTTTCTCTTTTTAATATTGTTCTGAACTGAAACAAGTAATCAGAAACTATGATACACAGCAGGATTGGGCGGTATTCTTACTTGTATACCATGATAAAACACATCTGTTGACCATCTGAGATTGTGCCATGCCATTTACATCAATCATGCCATATCATCATATTTAAATTATCTAGTTGAAATATTACAATGAATTAATATGCAGACTTTTTCATGGTGATGTTAGATTTGCAgtgtttttgcacattttctggTGTAAGTTACACAAGGTTAACCATTCATTGCCTTTTAAGTATCATCCAAAAGCAATTTCTcatctgacttttaaaaaatgctggGCCACCTTGTCCTTTTTATACAACATTACAACTACTGTGATGGATTTTTTCCACGTAGCTTAgcattcattattttttggcatttttgggGAAATAAGTCATTTACAAAAGACTTAGATTAGGCGCTGGTGAAACTTCCCTTGTTGATCCCGAAATCCGAAAGATTGGATTCTATACTTTTATATTTCTTATTGCTACAGGTTGAATTAGTGACTGCATTTTTAAATCTCAGACATTAAATTACTTTAAAAGTACATATTTAAACAAGGACCCTCCTCCCTCCGGTACCTTGCTATAATAAGTACTGAgcatcaactcaactcaactatgAAAAGCCACTTCAACATAATGAAGTTTAGCCATTAATCTTTAACATGAAGGATCAGCCTGGACAGTAGAAGGGAAACATGCAGTAGTGAGAAAGTTTCATTGCTGTTTCTCTTCTCATCTTTCCTGCTCCTGTCCCCCCATCCCTCCCCTTCCTTCCCCATCCTAGCAGGAGGTCACTGAAGAGATGTCGCTGCCAAATGACCCAATCATGCCGGCAGACAGAAACAGCTGactcagggggaaaaaaagggttGTACCAGAGGATTCCTATTGCAATACAGCAGGAATCTCTGCTGGAGGGGGGTATAAGAAGATAGAGGACTGGGAGAGAAAAGGGGAATGGGGGTGGGATAAAGAAGAGAGAGTAGAGGGTGGTGGGGTGAGTTGTTCATTTCTGGAACGTTGCTGCAGCTCCACTCGGGAATGATGGAAATATTCCGCGTAGCCAAACCCAGAGTGGAAGGTGTATGGTAATCATGTCGGGGAAGGAATGCCAAATATGTGCGTGAGAACGGAGCTGTGACCTGAGAGCTGCAGGAATTATGGGCCAAAATCCCACAGACCCAGAGGAAGCACACACACCCATatccaacacatacacacatcatatACCAATGGTGCTCCACCAAGCACAAATCCATCCCACATAACTTCTTCTCAGAATTTGAAACATTCTACTACACTAAACTAAACCCAAAAATCTAGAAAACCCACTCCCCTCCTTCTCCCGGACGAGAGAACACACAATGTACAATAACCAGACAGAGGTATTACAGGGATCAGCTACACCAGCCAGGTCTTTGCTGAAAGGGCTCTACTTTTAGCATCTCAAACATACATTCCTCCTTCACAGTTACAGTGTTTACAAGGCAGAGTATGTGATCTTCTCTAACAGGTTATTTCGACTCACAACTTGGCTACCAAACAGTCAGAGGCAGAGTCTCATAAACACCTAACACTGAGGGAGATAACTGAGATCATACTCCCACCTGGTGGCCATCTTCACTACACTGATAATATCGTCACATGATGCAGCTTAACCAACATTTggtttttgtttcattcttttaaGTGAAAATCAGCAATTCTAAGGTGTTTGAACACTGGAGAGTCTCACGGACAGATGTGAAAATTTAAACAATCCTCAGTGAATTAAATTATATAACATGttcatattatttcatatcCATATGACATGCTTAGAAAAAACAGTCTTAGATATTTCAACTGAGTGGGTACAGACTGTTCTTAACTTTTTCCCatttttttaactgtgaaaGAAAGTTAATTTAGTTCACCATCAATAATTTGTCCTAAGGTTTTTTTGTTCAAGGACAAGCTCAATTAATTTCATCCATTGAAGAACTGACCATCTCTAACTGAAGGAAAaccaggggcctcatgtacaaagataGACTTCCATtgatttcctactgaaacatggcgtacgcTCAAATCTAGATAATGTCGTCCGCATAAAAATATCtagatgtatgaatctgtgcgcaaggatcaacagctgtagaaacgtgTGTTCACCAGCCAAGTTGCCGTGAGGCACCGCACATTTCCAcagtcatttcactcttgatgCATCTGAACATTGGTgtgaaaaagagcgtacgccCAATTTTTGTGCAAACGCACTCTTTGTACACAAGGCCCCAGGTGACTGAAAGTGAGCAAGACTCTAAAATGTCTAAGTTCAATTGATATTTATAtgaatgtaaatgttgaatattcAATAACatattgtgtgcatgtgttatcCCTCAAAAAGAAATAAGATGGCAGGAGAAAGAAATATGACATCTTACCATCTTTTCTtgcttttatcttctttttgatCCTAAGAAGAGATTTCACATTAAATTGCACAGGTTATAAAAATGGAGCTACATTTTGAGCAACCTTACCTTTGCAGGGTTACACACCtttgtgacatcacacattTAGTCAACTCATTAAAAGTTTCCAATCAGAGTTAAATCAGAAAGCACTGCGCATGTTTACGTGCACTCTAACTTTGTATTAATGTGCGTTTCAGAGTATCCAGGTTGCGTTGCAGTAGTAAGTGGCAGGTACGTGGTGAGAAATCAAACATCTGTTCGAATCACATAAACAGAGATATGGGTAGCCAGGTTTCATAAGATACCCTTAAAAGGACTTGATAACAAGTGCTTATTGTGAACACATTGGAAAAAGTCTGACCTGAAAACATAATCTGGTGCGCTtcagtttttttccccaaatgaGCTTTAAATCACATCGTACTACTTTCTCTGTGATGTTTTATGTTTATCAATGGTTTTTCTAGAACAATCCAGAAGTTGGTTCAAGTTAAGCATTTTTGGGGGAATTAAGAATTtcacacaaaataataaatattgaaCTTCTTGTTTACTGCAGGACAGGCAGCCACTCAATCTCTGCTGTTTGTCTTGGCAAAAAGGAGAAACACTGAAGGCCCACTGAATGTGGACTCTACATGTCAGAGACGCATGGCATAGCACAAACCcagccacacatacacacagacaaaaacagacagacaattAGACACTCATTCATGTTACAGTTGGCTCAACACTCCACCACTGTCAAGTACTTTATTCACAATAaggtcatttttcttctttaaaaaatcatttttaatatacaACACAATTTTTGACAAGACAACTCCGTTTACAGCTAAATTTGAGCTCTTGAGTTCCAGCTTCTCTCATAACCAAAGCAAGCACGTAGATGACGggggagagaaagatggagtgAAAGGGACAGATGAACAAGGGTCTGAGttacaagaaagaaagaggaaaaagacagtaaaagggagagagaaaaaggactACGCTTAGTATGATTTTTGTACTAAGAACCAAAATACTcaaataaaatgagaaaataacagtaataaaaaacagtaagaaagtaagagttaaagagaaaaaaaagctgaggTGTACCGGGATGCTGTATCCCAGGCAACCTCACAtgcatgtctgtctgtttaacgcttctgctctgtttcaaaagtccacatacacaaacacacacaaacttcagtgtgtgtgccCCTGTATTCCAAGCGAGTGTGCATCTCTGTGGgttggaggggagggggggcgggGTAAGGGGGTTAGAGAGCGAGAGAGGCAGGGAGGAatgagagggagtgagagggagCAGGGGTGTCGTCCCCGACAcatttctctctccatcactccctccATCTCCAGtccttccctcctttttctGGAGCTGAGTAAAGAGTCTCTGTCTCCCGCATCACAGCTCCAGTCATCTTCTGTCCAACTATGCCacgtgtgtgtcagtgtgtgtatgtgcatgtgtgtgtgtgttgtatatataaatatatatcaatAAGCAATACCATATCTGTGGAAACCTGTTTGGCTGGAGTTGGAAACTGAGGGGCAGAAGCTGCTTTAAGTTTGTAACAAGGGGTCAAAGGGGAGCTTGTGACTTACATAATATCTAAGTTAATACTGTCATTAGTGTACTTCACAAACATAAATTAGTAGTAGAGGGTGAACTTCTTGGGACAGTGGGGTTGGTTCTGTAGTCGAGAATCTTATCGATGTtgacctgtatgtgtgtgtgtttgtgtgcatgtgtgtgtgtgtgggtgcatatCACGGTGCTGGCAGGTAATGGGCACAAGCTCATGAGTCTGTCAGAACGAGCAGGGGGTGAGGCTGGAGGtggcaggggcaggggcagggTGAGAGGTGGACAGAGATGacgaagaggaaggagaagagatGGGCTCCTTTCCATGGTGGAAGCACCCATCAGCCTATCAGCCCTGGGCTCCTCCAAGAAATGGATCAGTGGATGGCGCCACCTGGGGTTCAGAAGAGAGTATGCAATCAGACACTGTAAACACTTTGACTGAATATGATTCTATTATTGACATGGAACCACCTGACACATAGAAATGTACGATCATTAGTTTTATCAGTTTGAATGAGTATGTGTGTCTTATTACCTGCTATCTAGAAATATACGTGTAGGTGCGGGAGGGGGACCGTCCCTCTGACTGGCCGTTGGTCGAGACGTTCAGGAAGTCCCAAATCAGGATGGTGTCGTCATGAGAACTGCTGATGATCTGAAACTCATCGAACTGAAGACGGAACACGCGGCCAGAGTGCTCCTGAAAACAGCAAATAAAGACATGGTGTCAACAAGATGTGAAGACATTTGCTGCTTCGACGCTGACATCAGGTGGCGGACATTAAGGGTGCTTTAAAGATTTTTGTCCACCCCATTATATCAATTACTGTAGAAGTGTTGGAAACAGCTCTTCATAAAGTGCAAAACAGTTCAACAGAGACATGACAATGATACAAGTTCAAATCTGTATGCCCTGTCACAGTTCAGACAAAAATTGGACACTACATCCATCCATGTCAAGCTTTTGACGAAGTTCGGCTTAATGGACTTGAAATAAACTGATGAATGTGTCTTAAATATCTTTTCAATCATTCTCAAACTCAGCAGCAACATATACATTGGTGTGAGATTACTTAAGTACTATTAATAGTTAAAATGATGTGgaaaaacagtgtttttttatctATACAGCTGTGCCTTGtagaaacagactgaatcaGTGATACTCACCACTAGAGTGCGCAGACATAATGTGCTGGCAGGGGCTCGTGGGTCCAGGGCTGCCTGCAAGTCCCACACCTTTATCTTACTGCAGAGAAACATGAGACATCACAACGTCAGGAACAAAATGTGACTCTGTGCAAaaccttctgtgtgtgtgtgtgtgtgtgtgtgtgtgtgtgtgtgcgtgtgtgcgtgtgtgcgtgtgtgtgtgtgtgtgcgtgtgtgagagagagagagagagagagagagagagactgaccCGTCGTAGGCGCCGCTGACAATCCTTTTGTTGTCAAAGCGAATGCAGCGCACCAACTCCTCGTGACCTTCAAGCACTCTCAAACAGGCCCCACACTCAATGTCCCATAACCTGGAGAGAGAGATCTCTGATCAG is a genomic window of Notolabrus celidotus isolate fNotCel1 chromosome 8, fNotCel1.pri, whole genome shotgun sequence containing:
- the fgf18a gene encoding fibroblast growth factor 18a isoform X3: MLLVMCNPLQQVLGVDGVNFSVHVENQTQVQDTMSRRHHRVYQLYSRTSGKHVQVLGRRISARGEDGDKYAQLVVEADTFGSQVRIRGKETNFYLCMNRRGKLVGKKASNRSADCVFVEKVLENHYTALMSARYTGWYVGFTKRGRPRRGPHTLPNQQDVHFMKRFPPGEQPDLTTPFRFTTISKRGKRVRATGPR
- the fgf18a gene encoding fibroblast growth factor 18a isoform X2; translated protein: MNKCRLRCIQMLLVMCNPLQQVLGVDGVNFSVHVENQTQVQDTMSRRHHRVYQLYSRTSGKHVQVLGRRISARGEDGDKYAQLVVEADTFGSQVRIRGKETNFYLCMNRRGKLVGKKASNRSADCVFVEKVLENHYTALMSARYTGWYVGFTKRGRPRRGPHTLPNQQDVHFMKRFPPGEQPDLTTPFRFTTISKRGKRVRATGPR
- the fgf18a gene encoding fibroblast growth factor 18a isoform X1, which gives rise to MWSLLSTLTVLCIQMLLVMCNPLQQVLGVDGVNFSVHVENQTQVQDTMSRRHHRVYQLYSRTSGKHVQVLGRRISARGEDGDKYAQLVVEADTFGSQVRIRGKETNFYLCMNRRGKLVGKKASNRSADCVFVEKVLENHYTALMSARYTGWYVGFTKRGRPRRGPHTLPNQQDVHFMKRFPPGEQPDLTTPFRFTTISKRGKRVRATGPR